The Prionailurus bengalensis isolate Pbe53 chromosome E4, Fcat_Pben_1.1_paternal_pri, whole genome shotgun sequence region TTTATTACCCAGGTAAGAGCAGGATGAGAAACAGAGGACACAAATGTGagaataaagtaattttaaaagaaaaaatgaggtaTAAAAGTAATTTTCCAACAAATAAGATTAGGGAGCAGATAATaggaaaatactaaataaaatctGTACAGTAAATACAACTAAATTCAtagtgttatctttttttttctttctgattcttcctTGTGTATGTTTACCATGAGCTCGTATGACATTTCTCTAGAGAGGATACTGCCTTAACCAGTCACCCCAAACCTGTGGTATACaagaacagaaattcatttttggTAACTTACTGTAAGGGCATcactttttaagacatttttctttgtgGGTATGAGATCTTTAGGTCAAATTACGGCACTTCCAGTAAGTGATCACAATGATTTCCCTTCAATTACGGTTtagatgtacttttaaaaatgttctgcaCTGAAATGTCAGATCCTCTGACTCATTCAGGAATTGTGCCTTAAATTTCCAGAACGATCTTATATTATTTCTGCAAAATCTCATAAAATGAGGGGAAAAGCCTGACGAAATTATATTCTATCATTTGTGGATTTACCTGTTAAAAGATTAATCAAATGCTTATTAATAGTTTCTTCACTTAGACTATAAGTTTGTTCTTCTAGGTCTATCCAGGCGGATCTGAGACTCGGAATATGTTCTTTTCTCTTGACCAGAGAATACTGACTTCTTAGTCAACACTCACCTTCACTATAAAcgtttttctttcacattttcccaTTCAGAACAGGaaatttgttaaaatgacaaATTATTGAGCCtactgaatatttttctaaacatttgttCAAAATATGTTAACTCCTGTGAAgaatgcttttaattaaaaaaatttctaatttgtATTGCAGGCCCTCCTCCTAATTTAAACTTCTATATAGATATTAAATAGTTGATTCTTCTAAGATCCAATCATCATCTAGGttacattttaaagataacaaaattGGTAAGTTAAATTGGTTGTCTACATTCACACAGTAAGTTAGATAAAGCAAGAGGTTCTAAAGAGGTAACACTAAATTCCACTCACTGGCATCTTCCTCACTAATGTTCCcataaaactaaactaaataatatataatagtgTTAATGGAATTTTCAGGAGGTTTCAACTAATAAGGAACGGTAGGATTTTAAGATTAGTTTTAGTTTCACTAATTACAACTATATcctgaaaatatttacatattttctaggaaataaagtttagttgtttttcttaggattgatttattttaaaagcaacatttcCATAAATGTTAATGTAGCAATAATCCTAAAagtaattcagaaaataaaacttctttatcACTTGAGTACATTTTACTCATAATGAggtaaagttttaaatttttttctataggaCTATGTTATATATAGCAACACAAGTTATTAAGACATTAATTGTGCTTGAGAGTTACTATGAACTATAAAAGTATACATGTTCACAATTTGTGTTTCTACTACTAAACCAATcatgtatatacattatttccTAATACCTAAAAAGATAAAAGTCTTGAATAATTTTATGTCACCCATTTTGTAGGGAGATGAATTCTGGAATGGGAATGAAGAGCCCAGATTGCTAGATTTAGTGCTCCAAAGCCATACTCTCTTAGACCTTGGATCCCTAGGCTAcagataaaaattaacttttaaaaatttctaaggtttcttccagctctaaaaCTTCATGATTTGAAAATAAAGCTACCTTCTATAATGGcctcctttatatattttttcttccctaaatCTTACCCTAATCCAGTTAATTGTATGtatctaaatatttcaaaaaggtGACATCTAATCATCTCTGATGGACTGAATATTACTATTAGCTTGTGAACACCTAAAAGCACTATATGACCAGTACATGACTgaaggaaataaacttttatgCTTTATTCCAGTTAACATTTCTATTAGGAATAAAGTTAGATCatgttgtcatttttaatttaagatctTGGGTTTACTTTGAAACTCCAAATACTATTATATAATAGGCTCTTTAAACTTTAAATTCAATctgaacatatattttaatgtatcaaATGTAGCTAACACCTTACATCCAATGCTTGGCAGGGTGACACCAGAAGCAAAGTAtagaggtggtggtggggtgtgtgCACTACTTTGCTGAccaaaaaaaatctcagataaatCATTCTTGCAAACTGCTACCAGCAGAATGGCTATGTAATAGAGCCAGCATTAGTATGTCAAGTATGTTTGAAAGGGACCATTTTCTTGTCACTTCCAGAGCCCAAATTTCTTATAAAAGAGAAGATCTCTTCACAAATTCTAACACTACTAAAGTTTCCCCTTGGTGCTCCAAACAAAACCTGTAATTCCTAAGTACACAAAAGGCCATAATTTACATTTACTAGTCTGACTTTCCCATGACAGTGAGAAGAGCATTATAAATCCTCAATAAATCATTATtatgaaaagtatataaatattgaagTTTTATGTTCTCTTAAACAACCATGATATAATTATGAGCAGAGATATTGGCATTTCAATAGGTTAAACCACCCCAGAAAGAAGGGACATTTGCTTAAGAAAATAATGCACTTTAGTGTAGTGAAAAGGTTTATacacaaattaaaacagaaaaaaattttcttacagACTAGTGATAATGTTACTCAAAAGTTGACTTTCAAACCTGAAAGACCTagcttgctttattattttttttacactatcaaaaaagaatgttttgtcACAAATGAATGGACAAAAAGATATGTCACTGACATGTTTACAATTAGGAAATATCTAAAACCCATTTACAATtggctaaaaaaataaaggtaattagaatatttattttaaaggaaaaagctaATCTGGTTATAGTTGAGTCTAATGGTCATACTTTCAGATTTATGAGTGGGGGAGTTAAATGATTAAAACATTGTATGTCCTTTTCATTTAAGAGTGTGAGAAAAAAGTGTAATTACATGTGGATATGTTATATTTTAGCAAAAATTGTGAAGTCATGCCCCACTCACAGCAATAAAAtgcaccaaaacaaacaaaacgtaAACCAGATAGACCCTCACCTGACACAAACTTTATAGTCTCTTCTCAGGGGTCTCCACCATGTTTCTTGTTAATGTTAACAATCCTACAAGTGTAAAAATATCAGATTCAAAGTATCTTTTTCATTGAGTATGAAAGCTGCTATTTATGTGATCTTAGAAAACTCCAAGGAATCTGTAAAACTGATTCATAATTTaatcaaatgtctttttttttaaaaccccttGGTATAAAAATTTACAGATGAATTTCATATTCCATCACAGTTACATGGTCCAGTGCATTTCAGAGTATTTGGACATTACCAAAGCTGTCCTTTTCCAAtgcaaacatttaagaaaattttaagcacTTCTCAAACAAGTGACATGATGTGGAACTACTTACACTTTTGGCTCTTACTTCTTTTaagtataaatgtaattattaaccACAGCAAAACTGTTTGACTATTTTATGGTATCTATCAATAAGAAGTTCTCTGTTAGACAGAAGGAGCTACAGTGTATGCTGAAGCTATTTCCCAAGAGCTAGTTTAGTAGACAGAACTTTGGgctcatcttatttttccttcctttttgtttttgttttttggtaacaTACGCACATCCTATACTATCATCATCACTGGATTAAGTAAGATCAGCTGGGAAGTAGCTACATATTTTTAGCGAGATCACTGATGGCAATGGACCTCTTAGATCATGCTGGTGCTTATGGTTAAATCACATCTAATGTGAAATTTCGAATTACATCCAGAGCTCCGGTATCAAAGCCACACATATCCAACATGCCTCTATCATCTGGGTCTGCAATGGTAAAACCATTTGATGTCATTCCACAAACAATCAATTTAGCTGGAATGTCCATTTTCTGTAGGAAGatcaaaatacatattaaaaaattgtatgCAAGCAAAAGCAAATAACCTCCAAAGTTAAAACACTTCAAATATTATCTAGCTTTTCATTACAaagtcaatctttttttttctccataaaatctGTTCATCTTTCAGTCAGACTCTgtgatttcagaaaaacaaaaaataaaattgtgtgaaCAATCTGCCTGAAATTCCTGCTTCTGTTCTGTGGGCCAGAGTACATTCCTGAGCAGCCTAGAGACTTTCTACTTATGAAACCTGTCAGGATTACTTGGGGGCATCAGATATTTTTACCAACATATCAAACAGTGGGGCCAGTGTGTGTGGGTATATGTAAAGAGgtatttcctgatgattaacAATGTTAGATctatgattttattatatatataacatacacatgTCACATGTAAGACCCTGTTCTCTATAGCTATAACTTAAGGTTAAAATAATTGATTTCTGGAAAAAACCCAACAATCACTGAGTATGCACTATGTCAGAAACTATAATTAGCTCTTTAAGTAATTTATCTAATTGTTATAACAACTCTGAAAGGTAAGTagtactacttttttttaaaagtttatttattttgtggggggaggggtagagacagatggagagagagaatcccaagaaggcttcacgctgtcagcactgagcctgacgcggagctcgaacccacaactatgagatcatgatctgagccgtagtcaagagacagatgcttaaccgactgggccacccaggcactctggtgAGTAGTACTATTAACTACTAAGACCTATACTATAGTAGTAATATACTACTATGACATACAtcagttaaataatttgcttagATCCACAATGGGTAAAAGAGACTCAAAACCCAGGCTGCCTTGACTCCAAATTCTCTTCTCTCACTTGTTCTCATACTTATTCATCAGAATCCCTAGGAGAGTTTTGTTAAAACACAGTCTGACTctccagtttctgattcagcaggtctccTATAGGGtccaggaatttgcatttctaacaagatccTGGGCCAAGCTGCTGGTAGGAAAAACACCTTTTGAGAACCAGAGCTCTTCagcaatttgtttctttttccagtcACATTAGCCATaattcaagtgctcaacagccacatgtgactagtaGCTACCACAATGGATACTGGAGATAACATTTCCATGATTTCAGAGAGCTCAGTTGGAGAGCACTGATTAGAACAAAGAAGTAGccataaaacttaaaacagaGATTATAGctttgctttaattttatgtCGTCCTTTAACAAAACTCACAATTGATACTTTATTTTGATTGTTACCAAAAGCAGTTTAAAGAGGATGTTTttagtaatgtatagaattggaACTAGTTGAAATAAATCATGTATGTATAgccaatactttttatttcaagtGCTGCTGCATTCAGAACTGGCGTGTATTACTGTACAAAGCTATAGACTTATCTTCGATATCAGTTTTTGGAAAAACGGTGAATATTTGAGAACTGTGTCTTATTTTGGGATGAAAGAATACTTAAAATGTTACCTTTCGATACTCCCTCAGAGCAACAGCAGGATGGACACTTCCAGCAAAGGTCTCATTATCAGTGAAGACAATGAAGACATCAGCAGCTGTGTTTGTCATTTGAGCCCAGATCATCGGAAGAGAGCAATCAGTTCCACCTGCTGGGATctaatgcaaaacaaaaacatggattAGAATAAAAGTGCCCTAGTTTCCATACTGAGATggctgaaataattaaatatttaaaaatactattttttacaTTATCACTTTACTTAGAGCCACTACACAGACCTTCTCaaagtgtgtatttttattttgtgctcaTGAGAAATTGAGATGAAACAATTTGTTCTCATGAATTTACTAGTATCAGTCACGACATCAATATAAGATTATTATATAACACATGTTAAGTAAACTTAATCAAACTGTTATTTACCTGATTCATAGCCATTAAAACCTGTTGTAATGTCATATCTGTAGTCACTGGACAAGGTACCATTTCATCTGAAAAAGCAACTACATAAGAATCTTTTTCTGTTCGTGTGACAACCTGAAAAATTCAAAGGTGGTAAGTTTTAGCAGATTAGGGTAAAACAAATACAgtatcttaaatttcttaaaattcatcTTTGAAAGCTTTATAAATATACCTATATTACCATATGCATACAGTATactcaaaactttatttttaattatatttagaTATGAAGtatttaactgaaataaaaatgtgccaaataaaatgaaatgacagaaacaaatgaaaatataatccTTGATCATTATCTGCCTTCATAGTTTTGTcccacattaaacattttttagggTGGCAAAAATCCTGAAATGGCCTTAGGGGTTCTCACCATACACATTGCTGCTGCAACTGTGCTAGCGTTGAGCACACTGCCCAAAACTCTTTGGTTCATCGATGCACTGACGtcaacagccagcaagaaacGCTTTCCAGTAGGCTCTACTgtctaaagaaaaccaaaacaaataatcatgaaaaacaaccaaagaaattaaaattaaatttctaaaactCGCATTTACTTATCTTTCACTCAGACTTCTAAGATAACAGGTCTTATTTTTGATGTACCAATTGACaagtatttgaaaatgtctggccttttttttttttctttatttatttttgagagagagcaagcgggagacagaatccagagcaggctgcaggttctgagctgtcagcacagagcctattgtggggctcgaactcacaaactgtgagatcatgacctgagctgagatcaagagtcagatgcttaaccgactgagccacccagatgcccctagttgCTACTATTTTGCTGAATGGCCAGAATATTTTAACACCAAAAATTTTAACTTATGGCTTTAATGTAGGATTTtcagtcctaaaaaaaaaaaatcacttcccaTAAAGACAGAAGAGATGCCCTACTGATTAACAGAATGACAGAGGACCAAGTCAAAGGACTCAAcaggaataaaaaaatttaaatttggtaTTTCAAAACTTATCAAAATGATAAGATAATTGGGTATCATCCAAAGGTGAGGAGAAATCCTTAAGCTTACAATGCTAACTATATATCCACATTTACATGAACTGTGGaaaaacacatgaatatataataaaaaatgattacaCTATAAgtatcatctttaaaatgtgtttttataaaatatatgaagtcCGAATTGGGTCATTTGTTATGAAATGAAAAGTCAAACCATTaccttaaatgttttataaaaagcaGTATCCAGAGCTTTCAAAATTTCTTCATCAGGGAGCCACTTCAGTTTTCCTCTGAGTCCATGACCTGTTTTATAAGTTTCTGATGCAATTAAAACATGAAATGGATGTATGCGAGCCTAGAAacaagacagagacaaaaagaaaatcaaaaatcaaatgaaaaatactCATTATGTCTTTAGGTTTTGTTATTGTAGCTAATAAATaagtttcataaagaaaaaatgaggacATATTAATCTTAGATTTCAAAGTCAAAATGAAATTTGGTATAAGTCTCAGAACACCTAAAACTCTACTGACTACAGTTCTAAAACTTAGGTGCTGACTTTTTCAATTAGTAGTAGCTAACAAAGGCAATACTTACcttttttaacagcttttcaTTACACAGTTTTTCACATACTAAAGATACTTCTGAATTTCCTGGTTCAAGCACTGAATTAGCAGTCATCTTTCCTAGATTCCTTAGTAATGCAGTAAGAGGCATTTCTTGTAACAAAGCCTTCCATACCTATTGCAGTAACATAGATTGAAATGTAAGGAATTGAGAGGAAATGAATCAATATGTAAACTGTATAATATTAAGAATATATTCCTTAAGGTTTTCTTATGGGGTTcaaagtatttctaaaataaaaatttgtgtgCATTGGTCAAAGACTTATCAAATTAACTTGCTCTTCACT contains the following coding sequences:
- the RO60 gene encoding 60 kDa SS-A/Ro ribonucleoprotein isoform X2, with protein sequence MEESVNQMQPLNEKQITNSEDGYVWQVTDMNRLHRFLCFGSEGGTYYIKEQKLGLENAEALIRLIEDGRGCEVIQEIKSFSQEGRTAKQEPMLFALAICSQCSDISTKQAAFKAVSEVCRIPTHLFTFIQFKKDLKESMKCGMWGRALRKAIADWYNEKGGMALALAVTKYKQRNGWSHKDLLRLSHLKPSNEGLAIVTKYITKGWKEVHELYKEKALSVETEKLLKYLEAVEKVKRTKDELEVIHLIEEHRLVREHLLTNHLKSKEVWKALLQEMPLTALLRNLGKMTANSVLEPGNSEVSLVCEKLCNEKLLKKARIHPFHVLIASETYKTGHGLRGKLKWLPDEEILKALDTAFYKTFKTVEPTGKRFLLAVDVSASMNQRVLGSVLNASTVAAAMCMVVTRTEKDSYVVAFSDEMVPCPVTTDMTLQQVLMAMNQIPAGGTDCSLPMIWAQMTNTAADVFIVFTDNETFAGSVHPAVALREYRKKMDIPAKLIVCGMTSNGFTIADPDDRGMLDMCGFDTGALDVIRNFTLDVI